The Pseudomonas sp. MM223 genome segment CAGAAATCAACAGCACCGCCGCCAATACCTGGTTCAACAGCTGCAACCGCCGCGGTGCCTGCAACCACCGGGCGCTGCCCACCCCCAGCACTGCCCATGCTGCCATGCACGGCAGGGCAATCAGCAAGAACACCAGCGCCAACTGCCACACCGGCAACGACGGCGCGCCAAATACCCCGACCACCGCCACGCCCATCAACCACACCTTGGGGTTCACCACCTGCAACGATGCGGCGCTGAAAGCACTGAACCCTTGCGCCGTAGCTGCCTGCAGCGGAGCGGCGGCACTGCGCAGCATCTTCCACGCCAGCCCGCTCAGCCATAACACCCCGGCCCAGGCTCATCAGCTGTTGCGCCAAAGGGTGGCGTAGCAGCAGTTCACCCAACCCCAGCCCGACCATCAACACAATCGCCGCCGCCGCACCACAGGCTGCCACGATGGGCGCCAGGCTTGCGCGCAAACCCGCGCGTGCGCCATGGGCCAGGATCAACAGGTTGGTCGGCCCCGGGCTGATGCTGGACACCAGGGCGAACAAAATGAATGGCAACAACGACTGCGACATGGTTCAGGGCTCCGGAATTCAAAGCACCATGTTCGCTGCCGGCAGGCGCTCAGTCTGGAAGGTTTGAGCAGCGCCTGCGGTAGTCGGCCGGGGTCAGCCGGTAGGCCCGGCGGAACCAGCGCCCCAGGTGGCTCTGGTCGGCAAAGCCCAATGCCACGGCCACTTCGGCAGGCGTCTGGCCTTGGGCGAGCAGGCGCCGTGCCCGGGCCAGGCGCAGCTGGATCAGGTAGGCATGCGGTGCAATGCCGAAAGCGGCCTTGAACGCGCGGGTCAGGCGAAAGCGGTCGATGCCGCAAGCCTGGGCCAAGTCCTCCAGGCCGATGTCGCGCTCCAGGTTAGCGTGCAGGAAGTCCTGAGCGCGCTGTGCAGTCAGCGGCAGGCGCGGGTCGGGGTTGATGCGTTGGCGCCAGTGCATGTGGCGGGTCAGGCAGGCCAGCAGGTCGTCCATGGCCGTTTGCCGGACGATGCGCAATTCCTGGTCGTGCACCGCCCGGAAGGCCAGGGCGGTGGCACGCGCCAGGCGTTCGTCGTGGCACAGGGTATCGGCAAAGCTGGGCAGGCTGTTGCCGGGTGCGTGCTCGAACAGCGCCCGCAGCTGTTGGTCGAGCCAGGCAGGCTCCAGGTACAGCGTGGAATAGGTGAAGCCTTCTTCGGTGGGCGCCAGGCCATCGTGGATGTCGCCAGGCTCCAGCAAAAATACCTGCCCCGGTGTGCTACGGTGGCGTACCCGGCGGCAGTTGAACTGCTGCACGCCCTGTTCGGTCACGCCGACCAGGAAGCTGTCGTGCCAGTGCGGGTCGTAGGCATGCCCGACGAAGTGCGCACGGACCGACTCGATGCCGGTGTCGGCGTCTTGCTTGAGGTCGATCCAGTTGCTCATGAACGTGTGCCGTCAGGGTAAACGGCTACCTTAGCGCAACCCCAGGGCTCAGTCTGGAACGATTGTGCAGCCGTTGGTCAGTGCCCGATGGCGCAGGGCCTCGAAGCGCTCACGCAGCCACAGGTGCAATTGCGAAACCGCCGGTGTGAGCTGCTTGCGATGCGGGCATACCAAGGTGACCGGGGTAGGTTCGCCTAGCAATTCGGGCAGGATGATTTCCAGCTCACCGGCCGCAATGTTGGCACTGACATCCAGCCACGACTTGTAGACGATACCTTCGCCTTGAATGGCCAGGCGGCGGATGACGTCGGCATCGTCACTGATCAGCGGCCCGCGCACCTGGAAGGTACGGTTGCCCAGCTGCCACTTGTCGTAAACCCGGTTGTGTTGCATGTACAACAGGCAGGCGTGCTGGTGCAGAGCGTCGGGGCTGAGCGGGTGACCATGGCGGGCCAGGTAGTCGGGTGAGGCGACCAGCACTCTGCGGTTCCATTCGGCCAATGGCAGGGCAATGTAGTTGGCATCCTGGTTGAGGCCATAGCGGATGGCCACATCCACCGGGTCGCGGTTGAGGTCGGCAATCTGGTCGGACAAGAAGAAGCGCAGCTGCAATGCGGGGTGCTCGCGGCGGAAGGCGCTGAGCCAAGGCAGCAGCATGTTGCGGCCCATGTCGGAAGGTGCCGATACCTGCAGGGTGCCGCGCAGGGTATTGGGGCTGCCATGCAAGTCTTCATGGCCCTGGCGTAGGCTCTCCAGCACATTCAGTGCGGTGGGCAGGTAGCGCTCGCCCTCGGCGGTGAGGCGCAGGCTGCGAGTGGTGCGGGCGAACAGGCGTACATCCAGGTCGCGCTCCAGGCGCTTGATTGCCGCAGCCACCTGGCCCGGCAGCAGGCCTGCTTCATGGGCCGCGGCGGTAAAGCTGCCCAGCACGCTACTACGGGCGAACAGTTCGAGGTCGGTGATGCGCAGCATTTTCACTCCAGCGATGAAAGTGTTGCTGTATTTTCCCACTTTTTCTTTTTTACGGGAAATATAAGATGCTCGGCACATTCCCTGTTCATTGCTGGAGTTGTTGCATGGATACCGTCTCGCTGGCCAAGCGCCGCTACACCACCAAAGCCTACGATGCCTCACGTCGCATTCCCCAGGCCACTGTCGATGCCCTGCTCGAACAACTGCGCCACAGCCCGTCGTCGGTCAACTCCCAGCCCTGGCACTTCATCGTCGCCGATACTGCTGAAGGCAAGGCCCGCCTGGCCAAGAGCACTACTGAGGGTTATGCCTACAACACGCCGAAGCTGCTCGATGCGTCGCACGTGATCGTGTTCTGCACCCGCACCGAAATGACTGAAGCGCACCTGAACAGCGTGCTCGATCAAGAGGCTGCCGATGGCCGTTTCCGTGATGAGCAAGCACGTGCCGGGCAGAACCAGAGCCGCCGTCACTACGTCAACCTGCACCGCTACGACCACAAGGATGTGCAGCACTGGATGGAAAAGCAGACCTACCTGGCCTTGGGCACGGCGTTGCTGGGGGCTGCGGCACACGGTCTGGATGCAACACCGATCGAGGGCTTCGACAGCAAGATCCTCGATGCCGAGCTGGGGCTGCGTGAGCGTGGCTTTACCAGCGTGGTGATACTCAGCCTGGGTTATCGCAGCGAGACGGACTTCAATGCTGGCCTGAACAAGTCGCGGTTGCCGGCTTCGCAAGTGTTCACCTTCCTGTAAGGCTGCCGGGGCGCTTTGCGGCTGCGAGTTGAAACTGTTCAACGTTTCGGGGGCCGTCCGCGCTGTGGGAGCGGACTTCTCGCCGGGCAGCCGCATGTTCTAGCGCGTATTCACCACAATGCCGCCGCTGCCGTCGTCAGCACCCGGCCAAACACTGCCAGTGCCTTGTCCACTTCGGCTTCGGTGCTGAAACGCCCGATGCTCAAGCGCACACTGTTGCGTGCCTGGCACTCATCCAGCCCCAGTGCCAGCAGCACATGCGAGGCGGCGTTGCTCGCCGAGTTGCAGGCCGAGGTGGTGGACAATGCCGGCTCGCTGGCCAGTGCCGCACTATTAAAGCCCTTGCTGTCGATGCACAGGTTCAGGGTATGGGGGATGCGTTGGCTGGCGCAGCCGTTCAGGGTAACGCCGGGTAACGCCAGCAGGCCTTCGCGCAGGCGCGTTGCCAGTTGTTCAAGGCGCTGGTGCTCGCTGTCACCAGGTTGGCCGGCCAGGGCAAAGGCACTGCCCATGCCCGCGATCTGGTGGGTCGCCAAGGTACCGGAGCGCAGGCCCTGCTCATGGCCGCCGCCGTGCATCTGCGCACGCATCAGCGCACGGGCGCGTGGCCCGACATACAGCGCGCCGATGCCTTTTGGCCCGTAAACCTTGTGCGCCGAGAACGACATCAAGTCCACGGCCATCGCGTTCAGGTCGATGGCCAGCTTGCCCACGGCCTGTGCGGCATCCACGTGCAGCAGTGCACCATGGGCACGCACCCGCTCGCCAATTGCAGCAAAATCGGTGACCGTGCCCAGCTCGTTGTTCACCGCCATCAGCGATACCAGACGGGTGTCGGCGCGTAACGCTGCCTGCACGCTTGCGGGCTGGATCAGGCCGGCGGCATCCGGCGCCAGGCGCGTGACGGCCCAGCCTTGGCGCTCCAGTTCGGCCACCGTGTCGAGCACGGCCTTGTGTTCCAGCTGGCTGGTGATCAGGTGCCCGGGTTGGCCTATGCCTTGGGCAATGCCTTTGAGTGCCAGGTTGTTGGACTCGGTCGCGCCCGAGGTCCAGACCAGATGCCCGGCTTGCGCGCCGACGCGCTCGGCCACCTGCTGGCGGGCTTGCTCCACTGTCTGGCGCGCCGCCTGGCCGTAGGCGTGGCCACTGGACGCCGGGTTGCCGAAGTTGGCCTGGCTGCCAAGGCAGGCAAGCATGGTTTCAATGACCCGATCGTCGACGGGGGTGGTGGCGGCGTAATCGAAGTAGAGCGGGGCGCTTGGCATGTGGGGCAGGTCCATGTCTGTCGCCGTGGAATCGGCGATTAATGGGGGAAGCTTATCTGCCATGCGAGAGATATTTTTCGCTTCCCGCAGCTTTGATCTCAACGGGTTGGGAAAAATTTTCTATCCATTGAACTGTTTGTAGGTTTTTTTCTGCTGGGTTCAAGGGGCCGATGAACAGCCCCTCGCAAGCGTCATCAGGCGGGCTCCAGGGCTTTCTCTTCTTCGGCTACCACGCGTTCGCACAATTCGGTTATCTGCTCGCGCATCCAGCGGTTGGCCGGGTCCTGGTCAGTGCTTTCATGCCAGTACAGGTGCGTCTCCAGTGCAGGCACATCCACCGGTAGCGGCTGGTAACGCAATTGATGGCGGCGAGCGAAACGCTCGGGAACGGTCATCGCCATGTCGGTCTGCTGCAACACCTGCG includes the following:
- the dmlR_7 gene encoding HTH-type transcriptional regulator DmlR (*Name dmlR_7); translation: MLRITDLELFARSSVLGSFTAAAHEAGLLPGQVAAAIKRLERDLDVRLFARTTRSLRLTAEGERYLPTALNVLESLRQGHEDLHGSPNTLRGTLQVSAPSDMGRNMLLPWLSAFRREHPALQLRFFLSDQIADLNRDPVDVAIRYGLNQDANYIALPLAEWNRRVLVASPDYLARHGHPLSPDALHQHACLLYMQHNRVYDKWQLGNRTFQVRGPLISDDADVIRRLAIQGEGIVYKSWLDVSANIAAGELEIILPELLGEPTPVTLVCPHRKQLTPAVSQLHLWLRERFEALRHRALTNGCTIVPD
- the rhaS_3 gene encoding HTH-type transcriptional activator RhaS (*Name rhaS_3), which encodes MSNWIDLKQDADTGIESVRAHFVGHAYDPHWHDSFLVGVTEQGVQQFNCRRVRHRSTPGQVFLLEPGDIHDGLAPTEEGFTYSTLYLEPAWLDQQLRALFEHAPGNSLPSFADTLCHDERLARATALAFRAVHDQELRIVRQTAMDDLLACLTRHMHWRQRINPDPRLPLTAQRAQDFLHANLERDIGLEDLAQACGIDRFRLTRAFKAAFGIAPHAYLIQLRLARARRLLAQGQTPAEVAVALGFADQSHLGRWFRRAYRLTPADYRRRCSNLPD
- the nfsB gene encoding Oxygen-insensitive NAD(P)H nitroreductase (*Name nfsB), coding for MDTVSLAKRRYTTKAYDASRRIPQATVDALLEQLRHSPSSVNSQPWHFIVADTAEGKARLAKSTTEGYAYNTPKLLDASHVIVFCTRTEMTEAHLNSVLDQEAADGRFRDEQARAGQNQSRRHYVNLHRYDHKDVQHWMEKQTYLALGTALLGAAAHGLDATPIEGFDSKILDAELGLRERGFTSVVILSLGYRSETDFNAGLNKSRLPASQVFTFL
- the iscS_2 gene encoding Cysteine desulfurase IscS (*Name iscS_2), encoding MPSAPLYFDYAATTPVDDRVIETMLACLGSQANFGNPASSGHAYGQAARQTVEQARQQVAERVGAQAGHLVWTSGATESNNLALKGIAQGIGQPGHLITSQLEHKAVLDTVAELERQGWAVTRLAPDAAGLIQPASVQAALRADTRLVSLMAVNNELGTVTDFAAIGERVRAHGALLHVDAAQAVGKLAIDLNAMAVDLMSFSAHKVYGPKGIGALYVGPRARALMRAQMHGGGHEQGLRSGTLATHQIAGMGSAFALAGQPGDSEHQRLEQLATRLREGLLALPGVTLNGCASQRIPHTLNLCIDSKGFNSAALASEPALSTTSACNSASNAASHVLLALGLDECQARNSVRLSIGRFSTEAEVDKALAVFGRVLTTAAAALW